The following nucleotide sequence is from Staphylococcus chromogenes.
GGTTGAATAATCGCAGCTATTTTCGCTTGTTTTAGCCCTAATTTATAGATTTCATCTAAGTTGAAACGTGCTTTTTCTAATTCATAATGCTCCGTATTCGATACTTTTACAAGTCGCATTTCTGTTAAAACACGGCCTAATAGACCACTAAAATTAGCTATTTCATTTTGCGTATTCGTCGAAATTTTTTGCATAATCTTACCTAGTGGCGTAATGATCAGTGCAAAAATAGGAATAGTAATAAATGTGAGTAAGGTCATTTGCCAGTCTAAAATGAAAAGCATGACTAAGGAACCTATCACTGTAATGACAGATGGAAAAAAGCCTGGTAATTTTTGCGAAATAAAATCATTAATCACTTTTGTATCATCTGTTAGACGACTCATCAATTGTCCACTTTCATTTTTATCAAAAAATGGCATTTTCAAATGAATGATGTGTCGCCATAATACTGAGCGAATCGCATAAATCATTTTTTCGCCAATTTTATTTAATAAATAATATCCTAAACCGCTTAGTATCGCATTCATTAAAAAGACACCCACAAGAATTGCGATAAATGACGGATTAATTGTCGTTATCGTAAATTTATCTACTAATCGTCCAGTAAAAAGAGGGACGAGTAGACCTGTTAAACTCCCCAATGAGGCAATCATAACTGCAATAATAATCAAACCCACTGGCCATGAAATTTTTTTTAGTAAATAGATAAGTGGATTCTCTTTTTTCATAAATTCGTACCTCTTCAATCGTTTTTACTTGTGGTGACTTATCTGTGTCACGCAGTATTCTAACCCTCTTTTATAGCATCGCTCTAATCACGGTTTTTTTCTCACTCGGTGATAAGACATCCGATTAATATGTAGAAATGTCTCACTCCATTATTTTCAAACTACACCTTTAGATGCATACATCTCACAAAAAACTGTGGTAAAATAGAATTTCAGTTGTTCCAAACAAAAGTTTGAAGATGTTTGAAGGAGTGCGTATGAAAAAAGTAATTCTGAGTATTTTAGTTGTATTCTTCGCTACAACTATTATAACACCTTTTACTAAAGCGAATACAGTGACACCTGTAGATATCGCGAATCAATATGGGTATTCGGTCGGTTATGGCTTTCAACCTGAGGGACTCATTAACATTAGTGAAACAGGCCAAATCCTTTATCAATACCAAGATCAACAAAAATGGTACCCCGCTTCAATGACCAAGCTGATGACGATGTACCTCACGTTACAAGCAGTAAAATCGGGTGACTTAAGCCTTGATGACACTATCAAAATCACCGATGAACATTATAGAATGTCTACATTGCCAGAATTAAGCAATACAAAGCTCTATCCTGGAGAAACCTATACCATCGCAGAATTACTCCAAATTACCGTTTCAGCCTCCAGTAATGCCGCCTCGTTAATTCTTGCGAAAAAAGTATCTGGATCAACATCAAAATTTGTAGATGACATGAACCAAACTGCGAAAGATCTTGGCATGTCAAAAACGCATTTCGTTAATCCAACAGGTGCTGAAAACTATCGTTTACAAGAATTTGCGCCTAAGAAATATAAGAATGAGATGTCGTCAATGACCTCTCCTCACGATTATGCTATCTTGGCTTTACATACTGTCAAAGACACACCTAAGATATTAGATTTCACTAAGCAAATTGCACCGACTCAGCACGGGGTCACTTATTACACATTCAATGACCTACTTGAGGGTGGCAATATGAGTCTCCAAGGTACAGATGGTTTAAAAACTGGCTCAAGTGATCTTGCGGATTACAACAATTCTCTTACCACAAAACGTGGTAAATTCCGGATATTCCATATTATTATGGGCGCTGGAGATTATAAAAATCTCGGTGGTGAAAAGGAACGCAACATGATGAGTGCAAGTACCATTAATGCTGCTTTTGATCAATATGATTATAAAAAAGTCTTAGCCAAAGGTGAACACAAAATTAATGGAAAAGCTTATTATGTGACTGAAGACTTGTATGATGTTGTACCTAAAGGAATGACAAAACCCTACCGCTTTGTCATTGAAAAAGGTGAAGTTCATTTAGAATACGATCGACAGTTTATTTCTAAAGCGTATGGGCCACCTACAGTCACTGTAGAAAAACCAATAGTACATCAATCAAAATCATTTGTTGTGAGTTCTTGGAAAGATCATCCTATTCTCACCTCACTAGGATTGCTCTTTTTAATAGGGTTTTTATCAGTCATCATTTATTATCTACTCTTTTTAACTTTTAATCGCCGAAAATAACCGAATCTCAAAATATTAAAATAACGGATTGGGGGAGTCCCCCAATCCGTTATTTTGCGTCTTTGCCGTATAATTCTTTTTTAATTTGAGTAGTCGATATTCCTTCGGTACGTTTAAGGTAAATCACTTCACATTTGTCTTTGAGAAAGTCAAATTCGCCTTCCCAATCGTGACCCATCACAAAAGTATCAATTTCGTACTTTTCAACGTCGGTTTCTTTTTGACCCCAATCATTCTCTGGAATCACAAGGTCTACATAACGAATCGATTCTAACATCATTTTTCGTTGCTCATAATTATAATAAGACTTTTTATTTTTGATTCGATTAAACTCATCACTCGAAAGTGCAACTACGAGATAATCTCCCATTTCTCTTGCACGACGCAGTAATTCGATATGTCCATAGTGTAAAAGATCATACGTTCCATAAGTAATGACACGTTTCACGTTTACACCTCCTTAATATTTTTAATATGAGCTTAACATATGACCAAAGTATAGCACGCACGTCTAAGAGATACAATTCAAAATCTATATATTAGAGACTATACTCAAGTTTTAAAGGCTAATGGTCATCATGTTCGTTGAAATTAAATTTTTGTTAGTCGGTCTACATAAATAGCAATCTGATTTAACGTGGATTGTTTATTATACGTATGCCAATCTTCAAAAAGCGGTTGGAGGTCCTCAGATTCAAGACGACGATAGATGTCCTCTTCTCGATAGACCTTATAAGAGGTAGGGATATCATAAAAATAACGATTTAAGCCTCTCACTTTTTCATACGCTTGTTCGTCATAGACATAGAATAATGTCGGCGTTTGAATAAGGCTTGCTTCAATAGGTAAAGAACTATAATCAGAAATAATTACATCAGCAAGAACAATCAAATCAAAAATAGATAATCCATAATCCTCCGATAAGATATGTGTTGCTGGATGATAACGTGTTAACAGAAGATACTCCGGCATATTTTTTTCGAAGGCCTCTTTATTTAAGATTCGGTTGGTCATGCCTTCTTCTCGATAAGTCGGCAAATAGACGGCCACTTTTCGCTCTATCCCTAATTGCGCTCTAAGTTGGGTTTTTCGTGCGTCAGTATCTGTTTGAAAATACCTGGACATTCTCGGAACTCCAAAATTTACAAGCTGCTCATAATTTGCGTGAAAAGCGTTTTGAAAGCACGTAGCCATTTGGGCACAGCCTACAAGATATTTATCGGTTGTGGCATACACCTTTTGATATTGCTTGACACTTAAAACTTTGTCCTGATTGACCGCATGGTCTTCGAAACCAAATTGTTTTAACGCCCCTGCGGCATGCCAAGTCTGTATGACGGTTTGTCCTTTTTTCTTTTTAAATCCTGCCATAAATGCATATAAATTATCTATAAAAATAACTTTAGCACCTGCCATTGCGTATAATTGATGGCATATATTCATTTGATGAAGTTCATGGATGAGGACCCCATCTATTTGTTTTAACGCCTCAAGGTGTTGTCTTTTAGCAAATACAGTGACATGAAAGCCGCGCTCATTTAATTTTTGAATGACAGGTAATGTGTCTTCTTTAAAAGTCATTAAAACTACTATTTGTTTGGTATTGATATTCCTATTCTGAACAAAAAGCATTAAAAAACGAATCATTATGATGTACACTTCTTTGAACCAATAACGTAGCATTTTTAACACCGCCTTATAAGATTTGTTTATAGAAAAAAGCTGGACAACTCGTGCGCCAGCCTTTGAGAAATTATAATCCATCAATGACTGGGGGATATGCGTTTACCTCGCTCATCCACCCCTAGTCATTGATGACATTAGAAGATGCTCTTACCTCTAAGTAAGATTCTTTGTCTCAATTACATAAAATCTGCAAAATGATCTCTGTAGCGCATATGCAACATCGACCCAACAACAAAGAATACTACTGCAACAAATACATTATATAAAGCGAGTTCCCAGTGCTCAATAAAATACCACTCATGGAATAATATTGCGGCACGATAACTCTCTGCAATGAAATAAATTGGATTATACATCATAATCTTTTCTGGCAAAGACCCTGGTTTGGGTACCCAAAGAATTGGGGATGCATAGAAAAGAACCCTTAATAAAGCTTGCATTGCCATTTGCGTATCTCTCACAAGTACCCCTAACGTTGAAGTGAGCAACGCAATGGACATTGTAATAAAATAAGCAAAAGGAATATATATTAACAATTGGACAATATAAATTGAAGGGGGCACGCCCGCAATCATACACAATACCACAATGGCAAATACGAGTACGAGATGTCCATACAATTTACTCGTCACAATGTACGTAGGAATGATCGACAAGGGAAAATTCATTTTTGCCACTTGACCATATTTCATCGTAATCGATTTTGTCCCTTCTAAAATACCTTGGTTGATAAAGAACCACATGCTAATCCCAACGAGTAACCAGTATATAAACGGCACACCATCAATAGGATGGTTGCTACGAATTCCAAATCCAAACACAAACCAATAAACCATGATTTGAATAATAGGGTTAATAATCTCCCACGCTAACCCTAAATAGTTATTATGATTTGTAATTTTTAGTTGGAACTGTGCTAAACGTTGAATGAGATAAAAACTCGTCACGTGCTCTTTTAGCACGGTTAAGACAGACTTCATAACTGACCACGCTTTCACATACGACAACATTTGATCGTCAAACTAAAAATAACCTCCCACTTTATTTAAAGTTTGACCCATCCGTATCTATCGCATATTCTTTAATTGAAATAACTCATAGTTTTCAGTAAAATTAATACATTGTATCCTTAAATAATTTACAATAGCTTTACAAAATTAACAACTACTTAGTAATATGATTATAATCTAAAATTATAGTAGGTTGAAGTCAAACTGACAAAGATTTATACAATGATTTGTTAAATTTCACTATTCGGACATGATAACCCTATGAAACCATACTTACCCCATTCATGTTAGAATAAGATGCATCACACTTCAAATTATCATCAAATACTCAGTCAAAGAGATATAAACTTTTAGTTAGGAATGTTGAATTATGAAACCAACGGTAAACATTGAACATGTGACAAAAGAATACCGTATCTATCGCAATAATAAAGAGCGCATCAAAGACGCTTTATGGCCAAAACATAAAAATAAAACTTTTTACGCTTTAAAAGATGTGTCTATTCAAGCCTATGCAGGCGATGTTATTGGACTCGTCGGCATTAACGGATCAGGAAAATCAACTTTAAGCAACATGATTGGTGGCTCTTTAACCCCCACACACGGTCATATTGATAAAGTCGGTGATGTCAGCGTCATTGCGATTAATGCGGGTCTTAACGGTAATCTCACTGGCCTTGAAAATATCGAATTTAAAATGTTGTGCATGGGCTTTAATAAACATCAAATCAAAGCGCTCACACCTCAAATTGTTGAATTTAGTGAACTCGGCGAATTCATTTATCAGCCCGTCAAAAAATATTCAAGCGGAATGCGCTCTAAACTCGGCTTTTCAATCAGTGTCACCATTGATCCAGAAATTCTTGTCATTGATGAAGCGCTCTCTGTAGGCGACCAAACGTTCACTCAAAAAAGTTTAAAAAAAATATACGAATTTAAAGAAGCAGACAAAACCATCTTTTTTGTGAGCCACAATCTTCGTCAAGTCCGTGATTTTTGTACTAAAATTGCATGGATTGAAGCAGGACAATTAAAAGATTTTGGTTCTGTTGATGAAATATTACCAAAGTATGAAGCATTCCTAAAAGCGTTTAAGAAAAAATCTGTTGCAGAACAAAAAGCATTTAGAAAACAGTTAGATGAACATCGCTTTGAAATAAAGTAAGACCTAGCAAGTATGTGGTATCTCGCTTCTCTAGATTGCATCCACACACCATACTCCACCTTATGTAATCAACTTTACCCTATTAAACAGTGAAACATACATCTTAACTCTTAAAAAAACGTATTTCCGAACGTTGTATTCGGAAATACGTTTTTATACTTTAAAATACTTTTGTTTAAGCACAGCAAATAAAAATTTAGGAATACGTTTAAAGCGATGAATACGTTTAATGTCTGTAATACCTCTGTACACCCATTCTAAATTGAGCGCTCGCCAAATGTACGGCGCACGTTTAACTTCACCACTAAATACGTCAATTGAGCCTCCAACCCCCATCATCATTGTGTGATCAAAGTGATGACGATTGTGTTGAATCCATTGTTCTTGTTTAGGATAACCCATGCCTACAAATATAAAATCCGGATTAAAATCACGAATTGTATCTACCACTTCAGCATCAGCAATATCAATAAATCCATGATGCGTTTGAATCTCCAAATTTGGGTATTGACGCTTTATCCGACGCGCTGCTTTCTCAACAACAGGCGATGTTGCGCCAAGTAAAAATACTTTTCGGTGTTCAATATCCGCAATATCTAAACATTGCTCCATGACTTCAATACCTGGCACCCGCTCTTGTAATGGATGTCCTAAGATTTTAGCCGCCTTTACAATCCCTGTGCCATCTGGAATGATATAATCCGCTTTCGTAATAATGTTTTGGTACATCGGTTCTTCAGAAGCATAATGCACAATTTCTGGATTCGCCGTCACTACAAATAGATTATGTGGCGTAGGCGTATGCATGTAGCGTAAAATATTTTCGCGCATATCTAATAATGTGACGTTATCAAACTGAATATCTAGCACTTGAACTTGCGCTTTCACTTTTTCAAGTGGATATGACTGCTGCGTTGATTCCATTTCATGACTAGGAAAAGAGCGCTCACTTTGTATCTCTGGCAACACTTTTGCCATAGTCTCACCTTCATTCTCTTGATTTTTACATCAGATTTACATACCATTTATGTAACTTTAACACATTTTACACTTAAATCAAGTTATATCAACATTTTTAATACTAAAGTCTGAGCACCTATGACACCTTGCGGAACATTTTGTAAACATGTAAATATTATTGATGTCATCACTTTCGTATGCAGTGTATTAATCCACTGGAGTGATTAAAAGGTCAAATTTTAAAGGAGGTTATCATATGAAGGAATTCGACAAAATGATAGAGGGTCTTCCCTATCACGCAAACGATCCTGAGCTTGTAAAAGCACGTCAACAAACGGAAAGGTATTTACGACAATTTCCCTAGACGAAGATGAAGCACGTCAAGTGTTTTTAAGGCCACTCCTTGGCTCAACAAAAACGCATTTTACATTCACGCCCCCTATTCATATGGATTATGGATTTAATATTCATATTGGTGAATCGTTTTTTGCCAATGCCCACACAACATGGTTGGACATCGCCCCTATCTATATTGGTAATCATGTTAAAATTGGTCCAAACGTACAAATCATTACCGTCAATCATCCATTGGATTCTATTGACCGACGTTCTGGCATTGAACAAGGGCAACCCATTTCTGTTAAAGATGATGTTTGGATTGGTGCGGGCGCTATTATTTTGCCTGGAGTTACAATTGGCAAAGGGCCACCATTGCCGCAGGTAGCGTGGTTACAAAAGATGTTACCCCTAGAACCGTCGTTGGTGGAAACCCCGCAACAGTAATAAAACCCTATAGCCCCTTCCAACTACGACTGAAGTCTATAGGCGACAAAGGTCAAATTATTTTATAATACAGGTACTTACACAGAAAGGACTATCAATATGCAGGAACAATTCTGGCTTGTTTCTCCTGTTCCCATTTCACTCGTGTTATTGCTTTTTGTGACAACACTCTATTTAGTCAGTCACTATTATCAACGACAACCGCTCTTCTCCATGTTAGATATTTTCTTAAACTATATTCCGGTTTTAACGCATGAATTTGGTCATGTGCTCTTTAACCGTTTAAGTGGCGGTCGCGCTGTAGATTTTGTTGTCGTTGTTAAACGAAGCGAGCGTATGGCTACAGGGCAACAAGGCTATGCCATTACCAAATCACGAAGTCGCTTAGGTCAAATCTGGACCACTTTTGGAGGATATATTATGCCTCCCTTCATGTTGAGTGTGGGATTAATACTTCAAAGTAAGGGCTACGGCGCCTTATTTATACTGTTTTACATTCTTATCTTTTTATACTTTACCGTCGTCACATCAAGAAAAATAACACCTATTTTGATTATATTTATCTTAGGGTTAGCGACTTACTTTGGAGTTCAATCTGAAAATCTAACGAATTACTCGATGATTTATATGATGATTTATCATTTTTTACTCGGGACACTTTTAGGGGAAGTGCTTCAATCGACTGTGACAATTGCGCAACTTACCTTTGCAAGACCTAAACCGTCTTGGGATGGGAGTGCTTTAAGCGCATTAACACATATCCCTACTCTATTTTATGCTTCTATTTGGATATTATTGAATTTAGCCAGTCTCTATTTTCTATTTCAGCAATTATTTGCATCATAAGGCGCTAAGCATAAAGACCTTTTTTCATAAGTTGACGTTATAAGTTCTGGCTAAATGACGTTTTTAATTTATATTAAAGGTTCTATAATAAATCGGACTGATGTATAAATAACTTCATTTATTTGATTGTTCCATAAAGCCTCGCTTTTCTAGGCGCCTCACCTCTGCATGAAGACGTTACGAATGAAATGAGTTACGTATTCAGTACACCTATGAACATGGGTGAATAGGTGATCCATAGTTTAAGATTGAGATTATCTCAATCTTAAAATGGATTTTCGGTTTCGGCTAGATGCCTTAGAAGTCTCGGCTTAGGAATCAATCAAATACGCTATATATATTCACAAGCGTTATAAAATCTATTTTACGACTCAGTTTTACTGATTTAAAGAGTATTAAAATAACAAACAAAGTTCAAGAATTCGTACTCTTACAACAAAAAAGGAGTTTACTCCTTGATTTAATGTGACCAGTACGATTTGACAGAGAACTATATTAAAATAGCCATCAACATGTACTCGAGGGTAAATGTTGATGGCTTTCTAATTTATGTTAGAACTATGACCAATTATCTTTTAGGCTGCTCGTTCAGCAAAAATGACATTAGCATTTTCATAACTCAAGATTACCGTCTGTTCACCATTTTTAATTTCAAGCATTTGATTGGTTGCATCTTTACTTACAACCTCAATTGTCTCGCCTATTTGAATGTTTTTGCTTGAAAGATATATCAATAATTCTGATTTGTCACGGACACGTCTTAAAACAACTTTGTCCCCCGCATCAAATTCGATGAGTGGCGTATTATATCGTTCCACATAATCCGTACCTCTTGGAATGATGCCTCCGTGCGGACAAGTTTCAGGATAATTTAACAATTCATCTAGCCTTTGTACAAATAAGTCTGAAACTCGGTGTTCTAACACTTCTGCTTCTGCATGGACTTCTTCCCAAGTATAATTCATAACCTCTATTAAAAATAATTCTATTAAACGGTGTCGTTTAATGATCTCTAATGTCGCCACAAGACCTTTTTCAGAGAGTTTGACGCCTTTATACGGTTTCGTTTCAACGTATCCTTCTTTTTCTAAACGTCCCACCATTTCACTGACAGAGGGTGGTTTTATATTAAGAAACTGAGAGAGCGTTTTATTCGAAACATAATATGTTTTACCGTCATGACTCAGTATCGCTTTCAGATAATCCTCTTTTTCCTCAGTTAACATGTTTTCACCTCTTAAAAAGATTCACTTTATTGTATCACGAAACAACTTGACTTTGACAGAATACATTTTATAATATAAATTTATTAGGGTAACCTAAATAAAACAAAAGGTTGTGTTAAAATGATTGAGATTAACCACTTAAACCTAACCCTTCAGCATAAGCATGTTCTGAAAGACATCCATTTAACGCTTCCTTTAAATGGAGAAATTGTGGGTATCATGGGTCCAAACGGAAGTGGTAAATCCACTTTGGTCAAAGCATTGGTAGGCGAACTACGTTTTCAAGGCGAAATCAAGCTTAATGGCAAACCTATTAGTCAAGAGAGGCGACATATTGCCTATGTTCCTCAAAAAATGGCCTTAGATTTAGATTTTCCAATAGATGTTGAATCGTTAGTGCTCTCAGGGTGTTATGGTGAAATCGGTTGGTTTAAACGTGTTTCGCGTCAAAAGCGACAACAATGTCATCACTTATTGCAAGATTTAGAGTTATTCGATTTACGTAAACGCCCACTTCATACACTCAGTGGTGGACAATTACAACGTGTCATACTTGCACGTACATTAATGCGTACACATGAAATTTACATTTTAGATGAACCTTTTGTCGGCATTGATTTTAAAAGCGAAAAAATGATTATTCAAAAATTAAATGCGTTAAAACGTGAAGGCAAACTGATTATTATTGTTCATCATGATTTAACAACAGCAAAGGATTATTTTGATCGTGTGTTATTGCTTAACCAGAGTATCCAATATTTTGGTGCGACCGAGGAAATATTAACTCCTTCTAATATTGAGCACACTTTCCTCTCTGCATTACATACCGACACGCTGACACAAAAATATCAATCGAAGGAGCAGACAAATAATGGCATTCCTACAACATCTCGTTGATTATCCATTTTTAACACGCGCGTTATTAACCGCCATTTTCGTTGGCGCAGTCTGTGGCATTGTTGGCTGTTTTATCCTGTTAAGGGGCCTATCTTTAATGGGAGATGCTATGAGTCATGCTGTCCTTCCAGGCGTTGCGATTTCATTCATTTTACATATTCCTATGTTTATTGGGGCTTTGGTTACAGGTGTCTTGAGTAGCTTATGTATAGGTTATATTTCCGACACGACGAAAACCAAAAAAGACGCTGCTATAGGTATTATTTTCACGACGTTTCTTGCTACCGGGATTATCTTGATTAGTACGATACAGTCAACAACAGATCTTTACCATATTTTATTTGGTAATATTCTCGCCATTACGGATGATGCCTTTCATACTACTTTTTGGATTAGTCTTTGCGTTATTATTTTAATTTTAATCCTTTATCGTCCCCTTAAAATTTCAACTTTTGATCCAATATTTAGTCGTATGAACGGACTACCAACGCGTGCGATTCACTATTTAGTCATGTTGTTGTTAGCCTTAGTCATCGTCACAAGCGTGCAAACAGTAGGTGTTATTTTAGTCGTGGCACTTTTAATTACACCCGCGTCCACAGCCTATTTGCTCGCAAACAAACTATCAACGATGCTCATGCTTTCATGTATATGCAGTGTCGTAAGTGCCACGATGGGCATTTACTTTAGTTTTCAACTCAACTTACCAAGTGGTGCCGTCATTGTACTCATTGCTGCCCTACTCTATGTTTTAAGTTTTATTTATCACAAAATCAAATCTAGATTTCATAAAGGAGCTGTCCATACATCATGATTAAACGTATTCTTACTCTCTTACTTGTTGCTGTGATGCTTACCGCTTGTGGTTTTGGTAAAAGTGAAAAACAAGATAAGTTAAAGGTTGTTACAACGAATTCTATACTTTACGATATGACAAAAAATGTTGCAGGTGACCATGCAGAAATACATAGTATCGTGCCTATTGGTCAAGATCCGCACGAATACGAAATTAAACCGAAAGACATTCAAGCCCTCGCCGATGCCGATGTTGTTATTTACAATGGATTCAACTTAGAAAGTGGGAATGGTTGGTTCGAAAAAGCACTTAAAGAAGCTAATAAATCTTTAAAAGACAAAAATGTTATCCAAGCAACAGAAAACGTCAAACCGATTTATTTAAATGGCAATGAGAAGTCAGCCACTCATATTGACCCACATGCATGGTTAAGTTTGGAAAACGGGATTAAATACGTTGAACGCATTCAAAAAGGGTTAGAAGAGGCTGATCAAAAACATCAAAAAGATTATCAAAAGCAGGGAGATAAATATTTATCTGAATTAAAAACTTTAAATGCTAAAAGTCATAACCAATTCAATGACATTCCTAAAGACAAACGTAATATGATTACGAGTGAAGGGGCCTTTAAATATTTTGCAAAACAGTACGATATTCAACCTGGTTTCATTTGGGAAATTAATACAGAAAATCAAGGCACACCGCAACAAATGAAACAAGCGATTGATTTTGTCAAATCTCATAATATGAAACACCTACTTCAAGAAACAAGTGTCAGTGATAAAGCTATGAAGCGTTTAAGTGAAGATACAGGAGCTAAAATTTACGGCACTGTCTACACAGATTCTATCGGTAAAAAAGGCAGTGATGGAGACTCTTATTACAATATGATGGCATCAAACATCAAAACCATTCACGATAGTATGAAATAACTTGAGTTACATTTGCTTAACTCAATAAAAGCGGAGAAACACGCTTTATCCTACATAAATAGCCCTCAAAATTTATCTGAGAATAAATTTTGAGGGCTATTTTGATACAAATTAGTTCATACAAATAGAATTGATAATACAAATTTTATAACTTTAGAGCGGTGAATAATTATAGCAAATTTGATTGATTCCTAAGCCGAGACTTCTGAGGCATCTAGCCGAAACCGAAAATCCATTTTAAGATTTTTCACTTACCGCAATAAAATTAGTGGCAGTAGCTGACTGGATTACGTATGCGCTTTTCAAGCTTTACGCAACTTAAAATAAGGACCACCTATTCACGCATGTTCATAGGTGTACTGAAGACGTAACTCATTACATTCCTAACGTCTTCATGCACCGGCAGGCATTACTACGAAATCAAATAGATTTCTGTAATGCTCCAAGAAAAGCGAGGCTTTTTGGAACAATCAAATACATGAAATCAATTATGTCCCAGCCTCTATTTTACTACCACTTAAACAAGCAACGTTTAAAAATCACTTTCCATTCGATTTGTTTCATAAAGTATTAAAATCCGCTTCTTTAATCATCATCTAAACGAGAATATATTTTTTGACGCCGTTTTACTCTTTTTTCAACGCGTATTTTTCTTTGTTCTTCTGGATCTAAATCCGCTTTATTTAAATCAGAATCATCCTCCGTTGTCGGATGCTTTTGATACATATAAGCACCTGTCCGAAAAGCAGCCCGTGAAATCAAATGTCCTCCAACTGGAGACGTAATATTAATAAAGACGAGGGCGAGAATTGTTCTGACACTGACATATCCTTGGGCAAAAATAAAATAGATAAATACACCCACTAGCGTTAATAACACGGCTAACGTAGACGCTTTAG
It contains:
- the pbp4 gene encoding penicillin-binding protein PBP4; this translates as MKKVILSILVVFFATTIITPFTKANTVTPVDIANQYGYSVGYGFQPEGLINISETGQILYQYQDQQKWYPASMTKLMTMYLTLQAVKSGDLSLDDTIKITDEHYRMSTLPELSNTKLYPGETYTIAELLQITVSASSNAASLILAKKVSGSTSKFVDDMNQTAKDLGMSKTHFVNPTGAENYRLQEFAPKKYKNEMSSMTSPHDYAILALHTVKDTPKILDFTKQIAPTQHGVTYYTFNDLLEGGNMSLQGTDGLKTGSSDLADYNNSLTTKRGKFRIFHIIMGAGDYKNLGGEKERNMMSASTINAAFDQYDYKKVLAKGEHKINGKAYYVTEDLYDVVPKGMTKPYRFVIEKGEVHLEYDRQFISKAYGPPTVTVEKPIVHQSKSFVVSSWKDHPILTSLGLLFLIGFLSVIIYYLLFLTFNRRK
- the tagD gene encoding glycerol-3-phosphate cytidylyltransferase, coding for MKRVITYGTYDLLHYGHIELLRRAREMGDYLVVALSSDEFNRIKNKKSYYNYEQRKMMLESIRYVDLVIPENDWGQKETDVEKYEIDTFVMGHDWEGEFDFLKDKCEVIYLKRTEGISTTQIKKELYGKDAK
- the tarB gene encoding teichoic acid glycerol-phosphate primase TarB, producing MLRYWFKEVYIIMIRFLMLFVQNRNINTKQIVVLMTFKEDTLPVIQKLNERGFHVTVFAKRQHLEALKQIDGVLIHELHQMNICHQLYAMAGAKVIFIDNLYAFMAGFKKKKGQTVIQTWHAAGALKQFGFEDHAVNQDKVLSVKQYQKVYATTDKYLVGCAQMATCFQNAFHANYEQLVNFGVPRMSRYFQTDTDARKTQLRAQLGIERKVAVYLPTYREEGMTNRILNKEAFEKNMPEYLLLTRYHPATHILSEDYGLSIFDLIVLADVIISDYSSLPIEASLIQTPTLFYVYDEQAYEKVRGLNRYFYDIPTSYKVYREEDIYRRLESEDLQPLFEDWHTYNKQSTLNQIAIYVDRLTKI
- a CDS encoding ABC transporter permease → MKSVLTVLKEHVTSFYLIQRLAQFQLKITNHNNYLGLAWEIINPIIQIMVYWFVFGFGIRSNHPIDGVPFIYWLLVGISMWFFINQGILEGTKSITMKYGQVAKMNFPLSIIPTYIVTSKLYGHLVLVFAIVVLCMIAGVPPSIYIVQLLIYIPFAYFITMSIALLTSTLGVLVRDTQMAMQALLRVLFYASPILWVPKPGSLPEKIMMYNPIYFIAESYRAAILFHEWYFIEHWELALYNVFVAVVFFVVGSMLHMRYRDHFADFM
- the tagH gene encoding teichoic acids export ABC transporter ATP-binding subunit TagH, which translates into the protein MKPTVNIEHVTKEYRIYRNNKERIKDALWPKHKNKTFYALKDVSIQAYAGDVIGLVGINGSGKSTLSNMIGGSLTPTHGHIDKVGDVSVIAINAGLNGNLTGLENIEFKMLCMGFNKHQIKALTPQIVEFSELGEFIYQPVKKYSSGMRSKLGFSISVTIDPEILVIDEALSVGDQTFTQKSLKKIYEFKEADKTIFFVSHNLRQVRDFCTKIAWIEAGQLKDFGSVDEILPKYEAFLKAFKKKSVAEQKAFRKQLDEHRFEIK
- the tarA gene encoding N-acetylglucosaminyldiphosphoundecaprenol N-acetyl-beta-D-mannosaminyltransferase TarA — its product is MESTQQSYPLEKVKAQVQVLDIQFDNVTLLDMRENILRYMHTPTPHNLFVVTANPEIVHYASEEPMYQNIITKADYIIPDGTGIVKAAKILGHPLQERVPGIEVMEQCLDIADIEHRKVFLLGATSPVVEKAARRIKRQYPNLEIQTHHGFIDIADAEVVDTIRDFNPDFIFVGMGYPKQEQWIQHNRHHFDHTMMMGVGGSIDVFSGEVKRAPYIWRALNLEWVYRGITDIKRIHRFKRIPKFLFAVLKQKYFKV
- a CDS encoding maltose acetyltransferase domain-containing protein — protein: MKEFDKMIEGLPYHANDPELVKARQQTERYLRQFP
- a CDS encoding M50 family metallopeptidase, producing MQEQFWLVSPVPISLVLLLFVTTLYLVSHYYQRQPLFSMLDIFLNYIPVLTHEFGHVLFNRLSGGRAVDFVVVVKRSERMATGQQGYAITKSRSRLGQIWTTFGGYIMPPFMLSVGLILQSKGYGALFILFYILIFLYFTVVTSRKITPILIIFILGLATYFGVQSENLTNYSMIYMMIYHFLLGTLLGEVLQSTVTIAQLTFARPKPSWDGSALSALTHIPTLFYASIWILLNLASLYFLFQQLFAS